The following are from one region of the Sandaracinus amylolyticus genome:
- the leuC gene encoding 3-isopropylmalate dehydratase large subunit, with translation MSAAADRPRTMFDKIWESHVVAEHPKRPAVLYIDLHLVHEVTSPQAFSTLRERNMKVRRPDRTLATMDHSTPTRPGGLAVVDSEGRRQLEQLMRNCADNNIELYSLGTPRNGIVHVVGPEMGRTQPGMTIVCGDSHTSTHGAFGALAFGIGTSEVAHVLATQCLLQRRPEPVEVLFGGRAPEGVTAKDLVLALIAQIGVDGGTGCVFEYRGEAVRQLSMEGRMTLCNMSIEAGARAGLVAPDDTTYQYLHGRPGVPKGEGWDRALARWRALPTDEGARFAKTITIDVSRLAPMITWGTNPAMAIPIDAPVPRPEDAPDSAERAARQRAIEYTGLEPGKPLLGKKIDVVFIGSCTNSRLSDLREAAAVLAGRKVKEGVRAMVVPGSHDVKKAAEAEGLHEIFKAAGAEWREPGCSMCIAMNEDRLTPGQYAVSTSNRNFEGRQGPGSRTFLASPRTAAACAIAGVVVDPRKLPFVPEVAA, from the coding sequence ATGAGCGCGGCGGCGGATCGTCCTCGGACGATGTTCGACAAGATCTGGGAGTCGCACGTGGTCGCGGAGCACCCGAAGCGACCCGCGGTGCTCTACATCGATCTGCACCTCGTCCACGAGGTGACCTCGCCCCAGGCGTTCTCGACGCTGCGCGAGCGCAACATGAAGGTGCGCCGCCCCGATCGGACGCTCGCGACGATGGATCACTCGACACCGACGCGTCCCGGTGGTCTCGCGGTCGTCGACTCCGAGGGGCGCCGTCAGCTCGAGCAGCTGATGCGCAACTGCGCGGACAACAACATCGAGCTCTACTCGCTCGGCACGCCGCGCAACGGCATCGTGCACGTGGTCGGTCCGGAGATGGGCCGCACCCAGCCGGGCATGACGATCGTGTGCGGCGACAGCCACACGTCGACGCACGGTGCATTCGGCGCGCTCGCGTTCGGCATCGGCACGAGCGAGGTCGCGCACGTGCTCGCGACGCAGTGCCTCCTGCAGCGTCGCCCCGAGCCGGTCGAGGTGCTCTTCGGCGGGCGCGCGCCCGAGGGTGTGACCGCGAAGGATCTCGTGCTCGCGCTGATCGCGCAGATCGGCGTCGACGGCGGCACCGGATGCGTCTTCGAGTACCGCGGTGAAGCGGTGCGCCAGCTCTCGATGGAAGGGCGCATGACGCTCTGCAACATGTCGATCGAGGCGGGCGCGCGCGCCGGTCTCGTCGCGCCGGACGACACGACGTACCAGTACCTGCACGGTCGTCCCGGCGTGCCGAAGGGCGAGGGCTGGGATCGTGCGCTCGCGCGCTGGCGCGCGCTGCCGACCGACGAGGGCGCGCGCTTCGCGAAGACGATCACGATCGACGTCTCGCGCCTCGCGCCGATGATCACGTGGGGCACCAACCCCGCGATGGCGATCCCGATCGACGCGCCGGTGCCGCGCCCCGAGGACGCGCCCGACAGCGCCGAGCGCGCCGCACGCCAGCGCGCGATCGAGTACACGGGCCTCGAGCCCGGCAAGCCGCTGCTCGGCAAGAAGATCGACGTGGTCTTCATCGGCTCGTGCACCAACTCGCGCCTCAGCGATCTGCGCGAGGCCGCGGCGGTGCTCGCGGGCCGCAAGGTGAAGGAAGGCGTGCGCGCGATGGTCGTGCCGGGCTCGCACGACGTGAAGAAGGCGGCCGAGGCCGAGGGGCTGCACGAGATCTTCAAGGCCGCGGGCGCGGAGTGGCGCGAGCCCGGCTGCTCGATGTGCATCGCGATGAACGAGGATCGACTGACGCCCGGCCAGTACGCGGTGTCGACGTCGAACCGCAACTTCGAGGGCCGTCAGGGCCCGGGCAGCCGCA